The DNA sequence caaattgcatgaactttggtggttgataacccctcggcatccttaaggcgtcgatcttctttgaatacggctttgagtacaacccggaggtatttgagctcccttcgtactgtgccttgatggtgttggtgatcatctcttgcagctgctggatagaaagagatcccatgagtgccgctgcttggtctggctccggcttcccatcgattttcttcaccgggggttcttcgtctccgccagctcctccctttagtggatcatcctctgggtcgggtttatcgctgtcctgcgcctccagtcggttgactagtgctgcaatttgcaagtctttttcttccacagttcgggttagccttgcgattgcttcattcatttgagccagctgctcatcgattgaagttgctccaatggtcatgacttgcatggctgaactgtcgcttgaatcggcatcggagagcatggattcagagtatttccttgggctttccccccttggtgcccttagtgaggctaaggtgatcaagggctcgtgccttgggtgcttttgttcccttggcagagttgatgcagaggtgaaagaggcggcagaagtagctcttgccatgcttcgagtcgtgatgcccaaagtgacaccagttgcgacgaggacgcttttgttctttgcgccggttgcgggaacagtttgagccttccttgatgccattaattttggaagtgcgcttgaatttcttgaacggagaaagagatgagaggcagagattgtcccactgggcgtgccaatttgtgaacacggaaaattcctgaaacgaaagagacaagaacgacgcgcacaaacaaatatttgtatttgatgattttgggttacaatctctctctattttgatcctctgattcgatctccgtaaggtgtgtatttgtggatgtgcgattgatccaaaagggccgttgggcttgatctaaggatgaacgttcttcaagggccgtggacttgatcttgaaggtggatttgagcggatcttcaaaggggcttttgggcttgatctttgaagaacagtgatgaacgggtctccaagggcttttgggcttgatcttgaagaacagtgatgaacggatcttcaagggcttttgggcttgctcttgaagaacggttggatgtgtggatttgtcgacgttgttgatccaaagggccgttggggcttgatcttggatgaacggatgatgaacgatggtgctttcttcaagggccgttggggcttgatcttgaattggtggatgattgttgatccaaagggccgttggggcttgatcttggaagaacgatgaacgaagaacgaagaacgctttcttcaagggccgtcggggcttgatcttgaaggtggatgattgttgatccaagggccgtcgaggcttgatcttggaagaacgatgaacgaagaacgaagaacactttcttgattcttcgggaacctggatgcttgagagcttcggagtttcaaagcttcagagcttcaaggtgtaatatgaattggtttcccttaaatgaatgaaatgggcttgtatttatagaattttccaaggcctaattttgaatataatatcccagatgaaataagtcgtttctgccaggtgttgacacgtgtcctatttgatgacttttccaactcatttcaattttcgttgagtcacacgctacgtgtaaaatttatgtaatacatgagcgttgacactttgatttatcggtcaacatttatttaccgaaatttcgatgtctacactaatatctctttaaacccaaatttactatCCAAACTAATATCTCGTTAATATAATATAGCATTATGTCAttaaataaaatccaaaattgcataaacatAAAGCAGTATGGCATGCTTTCGTTAATACAATATAGCATTACGTCGTAGTTGATGTAGTACAACACTAAGGCGAGTAGGAATTATGAGAATTTCTTGAGATGATGTGCGCCATGCATTACTGGAGCTGCGTTCATCACTATGACTCCAATGGCTGCTGTTGCTGAATTGTTTATATTTGCCTCCTAATGAACCAATTTTTAATCATTCCAGTGATAGCAAACCCTTGTTTCTTTAGGTTAGCCCAAATTTTCAACCATGGTGATGGAGTGGATTCGAGGAAACCAAATTGGCAGGGGAGGCTTCGCCAGATGAAGCCGCCAACCAATCGATGTTAGCGCGAAACGCAATAACTAATCTTTTCAACTTCCAGCGATGAtggttgtgaattgaaacctAAAAATCCATCTTCTCAACtctaaataaaattgaaatcaaacaaaaaaaatgcataaatcaattcatACCTTAGTTGAAGgatttaaaatttcaaaatcaccatccatcgataaaaaaacttgttttttCCACAAGAGTCTTAAAGTTTTAGTCAGAATGAACGCAGGATAAACATTGAATCAAATTAGATTTAGTTATTGAGTAtgaatttattaataaattttaattttattgttaaTCTTATTGTACACTCAATAATAATTATGCAATAGAATAAGAAAAACAATTCACATTTTAATTTTCCAAAGTAAAATTGAGTTTGTGAATATCatctaacttttttttcttttgaatttgttaGGCGTTTGATTTGAATCTCTTTCGCGTATCAATTTCTTCCACGTGTGTACATGTGAATGCTCTATCTAGTCGTAAAGTGTGTTGACTTGGAAATAATTGAAAATATCTACACGGTCGTCCTCCCACTTTCCTTCCCGCATCCAGACTGACTGAGAGCACAAGAAAAAAAGCCATGTCAATCGCTAAGCACACCCACATCCTGGTGTTTCCGTACCCAGCCCAGGGCCACATGCTCCCGATCCTGGACCTCACCCACCAGCTAGCCCTCCACGGCCTCACCATAACCATCCTAATCACACCCAAAAACCTCCCCATCCTAACCCCACTCCTCTCAGCCCACCCCCCGACCTCCATCGAAACCCTCCTCCTACCCTTCCCTCCTCACCCCGAAATCCCCCCGGGCGTCGAGAACGTCAAGGACATTGGCAACCACGGCAACCGTTACATCATCAATGCGCTTGCCAAACTCCAGCACCCAATTATCCAGTGGTTCAAGTCCCACCCCAACCCACCTGTGGCTCTCGTCTCTGATTTCTTCCTCGGCTGGACCCTACACCTAGCCAATCAGCTCAACATCCCCAGAATTGCGTTCTTCTCCTCCGGGCCCTTCGTGGCAGCCGTGCTCGACTACTGTTGGCGTAATTTAGAGGCGGTTCGGTCGGCATCGACGGTTGTCAATTTTCATGATATTCCAGGATTGCCCTCTTTCAAACAGGAGCATCTTCCCAGCGTGGTCCGCCGCTACAGAGAATTGGATCCCGAGTCCGAATTCTTGAGGATATCCATGCTTGCGAATGCCGAAAGTTGGGGGTCCGTTTTCAATAGCTTTCAAGACTTGGAAGCACAGTACTTAGACCACTTGAGGGCCAAAATGGGCCACTCGCGCGTTTACGCGGTTGGCCCATTAAGTCTGTTATCGGCTACTGTAGTTGATGCTGGTAACGGATGTCGGGCCAACCTGAATTTGGACTTGTCGGGTGCCAATGTCGCGACCTGGCTCGATGGGTGCCCGGATGGGTCCGTGGTTTATGTTTGCTTTGGGAGTCAGAAGTTGCCCAATAGGCAGCAGATGGAGGCCTTGGCTTCCGGGCTCGAACGGAGCAGGGTCCGTTTTGTATGGGCCGTAAAAAGGGGCACGGCCCAACAAGTGGAAGATGGGATTGGAGTTGTGCCTGATGGATTTGAGGAAAGGGTTGGTGGGAGGGGTTTGATCATAAAGGGCTGGGCTCCACAGGTGTTGATCTTGGGCCATCGGGCCGTGGGTGGGTTTGTGAGCCATTGCGGGTGGAACTCGGTGCTGGAAGCAATAGTGGCGGGTGTGTTGGTATTGGGGTGGCCCATGGAGGCGGACCAGTTTGTGAATGCAAGGCTGTTGGTGGAGGACATGGGGGTGGCCGTGAAGGTGTGTGAAGGAGAGGATGCGGTGCCGGAACCAGCGGAGTTGGGAAAGGCGATTGCGGAGGCAATGACGGGGGAGACACCGGTGAAGGTGAGGGCAAAGGAGCTGAGGGAGAAGGCGTTTGCGGCGGTGGGAGGTGGCGGGAGCTCTTCGAAGGATTTGGATGAGTTTGTGAAAGAGCTGAACCAACTTAAAGTGGGACGAAAGTCAAGCTAGCTCACAACATTTTAGAGGGCAAATGAACTCCATTGATGCCTTTcaagtattattattatttggggTTAATAATATGATTAATAACGTTCTTaaatgtactctagatttggtTGTGCTAAAAGTAAAACTATAAGAAATAAGAACTGAATATTACTGTATTAACATGCAATTAGGTGTATATTAACAGTATTGATATCTCTCATGACAACAAGTTTATGCGATGAAAGAAATACTAATACGGTTATAAACTTATAAACATGGGCCGATTGTATCCTAGAATTCTCAAAAGGACTGACTTGCTCTTTGTACCTCATTAGGACATTACGACCAATAGCGCAATGTTATATCTTACGAATTCATTACAATGTCAGATCTCTGTTAGTCAATCTACCAATTTAACTGTGAATTGATAACGTAGAAAATGTAGTACCCATATTTTTGCTGACTGGATGCCAACAAAAATTGATCAGTGAATAAAATCAATTTAGATATAAACCTaatctaaaacaaaattaaatactCTCTTAAACTCTTGTTATGCAGATAACCAAACACCCACCTTCTCCCACCAAACACATTTCCAGAAACCATGTCCGCGAGAACCCACGTCTTAGTCTTTCCCTACCCTGCGCAAGGGCACATGCTCCCTCTCCTCGACCTTACCCACCAGCTCCTCCTCCACGGCATCGTCGTAACCGTCTTGGTCACCCCCAAAAACCTCCCAGCCCTGACTCCGCTCCTCTCAGCCAACCCCTCCTCACCCCAAAATACCACCCGGTGTCGAGAACGTCTAGGATATTGGCCCCCACGGCAATCTCGCCGTTATCAACGCCCTCACCAACCTCC is a window from the Malus domestica chromosome 16, GDT2T_hap1 genome containing:
- the LOC103402768 gene encoding UDP-glycosyltransferase 89A2-like, which produces MSIAKHTHILVFPYPAQGHMLPILDLTHQLALHGLTITILITPKNLPILTPLLSAHPPTSIETLLLPFPPHPEIPPGVENVKDIGNHGNRYIINALAKLQHPIIQWFKSHPNPPVALVSDFFLGWTLHLANQLNIPRIAFFSSGPFVAAVLDYCWRNLEAVRSASTVVNFHDIPGLPSFKQEHLPSVVRRYRELDPESEFLRISMLANAESWGSVFNSFQDLEAQYLDHLRAKMGHSRVYAVGPLSLLSATVVDAGNGCRANLNLDLSGANVATWLDGCPDGSVVYVCFGSQKLPNRQQMEALASGLERSRVRFVWAVKRGTAQQVEDGIGVVPDGFEERVGGRGLIIKGWAPQVLILGHRAVGGFVSHCGWNSVLEAIVAGVLVLGWPMEADQFVNARLLVEDMGVAVKVCEGEDAVPEPAELGKAIAEAMTGETPVKVRAKELREKAFAAVGGGGSSSKDLDEFVKELNQLKVGRKSS